In a single window of the Branchiostoma floridae strain S238N-H82 chromosome 2, Bfl_VNyyK, whole genome shotgun sequence genome:
- the LOC118409490 gene encoding retinal dehydrogenase 2-like yields the protein MEDMAQFAQLAQMAQRNPEIKYTEIFINNEWHKSESGKTFPTINPATGEEICHIQEGDKADVDKAVKAAREAFQLGSPWRKMDASQRGRLLSKLADLIERDSMYLASLDTLDNGKPFIQAMFVDLQGSMGTLRYFSGWADKIHGKTIPTDGPHFTYTRREPVGVCGAIIPWNFPLMMAVWKLAPALCAGCTVVLKPAEQTPLSALYLAALIKEAGFPPGVVNIVPGYGPTAGAAISEHMDIQKVAFTGSTEVGKIIQQAAGKSNLKRVSLELGGKSPTIVFPDADLDFAVEEAHQALFFNMGQMCTAGSRTYVHEDIYDEFVRKSVERAKSRTVGDPFDPRNENGPQVDLDQYKKILSMIESGKKEGAKLECGGEAAGEKGYFIQPTVFTDVNDNMTIAKEEIFGPVMSIMKFKDIDDVIRRANDTTYGLVAAVYTKNLDTAMTMSNSLQAGTVWVNCYNRIYPQAPFGGFKASGLGRELGEYGLEQYTEVKTVTIKLPQKTS from the exons ATCTTCATCAACAACGAGTGGCACAAGTCTGAGAGCGGCAAGACCTTCCCGACCATCAACCCCGCCACCGGAGAGGAGATCTGTCACATCCAGGAGGGAGACAAG GCGGATGTCGACAAGGCCGTCAAGGCTGCCCGAGAGGCGTTTCAGCTGGGGTCTCCCTGGCGGAAAATGGACGCATCGCAGCGAGGACGCCTCCTGAGTAAGCTGGCGGACCTCATAGAGAGAGACTCCATGTACCTGGCG AGCCTGGACACGTTGGACAACGGGAAGCCGTTCATCCAGGCGATGTTTGTGGACCTGCAAGGCTCCATGGGAACGTTACGCTACTTCTCTGGCTGGGCCGACAAGATCCACGGCAAGACTATTCCTACAG ACGGGCCGCACTTCACCTACACGCGGAGGGAGCCTGTCGGAGTCTGCGGCGCCATCATTCCG TGGAACTTCCCACTGATGATGGCGGTGTGGAAGCTCGCGCCTGCGCTGTGTGCGGGCTGCACGGTGGTGCTGAAGCCGGCCGAGCAGACGCCGCTCAGCGCACTGTACCTGGCCGCGCTCATCAAGGAg gccGGCTTCCCGCCTGGAGTCGTAAACATCGTGCCCGGTTACGGACCAACAGCCGGAGCAGCCATCTCGGAACACATGGACATCCAGAAAGTCGCGTTCACTGGGTCCACAGAG GTCGGTAAGATTATCCAGCAGGCGGCGGGGAAGAGTAACCTGAAGCGGGTGTCCCTGGAGCTGGGCGGGAAGAGTCCCACCATCGTGTTTCCCGATGCAGACT TGGACTTCGCAGTAGAGGAGGCCCACCAGGCGCTGTTCTTCAACATGGGCCAGATGTGCACTGCCGGGTCTCGCACGTACGTGCACGAGGACATCTATGACGAGTTCGTCAGGAAAAGCGTGGAGCGCGCCAAGAGCCGCACCGTCGGAGATCCCTTCGATCCGAGAAACGAGAATGGACCACAG GTGGACCTGGACCAGTACAAGAAGATCCTGTCGATGATCGAGAGCGGGAAGAAGGAGGGCGCGAAGCTGGAGTGCGGCGGGGAGGCGGCGGGGGAGAAGGGCTACTTCATCCAGCCCACCGTCTTCACGGACGTCAACGACAACATGACCATAGCGAAGGAAGAG ATCTTTGGACCGGTCATGAGCATCATGAAGTTCAAggacatcgatgacgtcatcaggagGGCCAACGACACGACGTACGGCCTGGTGGCGGCCGTGTACACGAAGAACCTGGACACCGCCATGACGATGTCCAACAGCTTACAGGCCGGCACAGTCTG GGTGAACTGCTACAACAGAATCTACCCACAGGCGCCGTTCGGCGGGTTCAAGGCGTCCGGGCTGGGCAGGGAGCTGGGCGAGTACGGGCTGGAGCAGTACACAGAAGTCAAGACG GTTACCATCAAGTTGCCCCAGAAGACCTCCTGA